A single region of the Lotus japonicus ecotype B-129 chromosome 4, LjGifu_v1.2 genome encodes:
- the LOC130713185 gene encoding LOW QUALITY PROTEIN: uncharacterized protein LOC130713185 (The sequence of the model RefSeq protein was modified relative to this genomic sequence to represent the inferred CDS: deleted 2 bases in 1 codon; substituted 1 base at 1 genomic stop codon) yields the protein MSIRSGDIQVDIDKWLYLLSSAGEREVIDQVAMLLWSIWKARNDSTFKRIKPDVRKTLDMAVNMRVEWLSHQPISAKTVMPSAVWIPPPSGYMKLNFDAGWSGNRGSGFGLVIRDDKGLFQAAASHYEDHRMDPLVAEALCFRWALRLAVEWNLENLVIVSDCQQLVKAFHQCLDFPSLHQILLDCQHLSSVISKCTFQFESRNTNLVAHALAAESYVLXLYYDCTWWGDPPVGILLHLAADFPDY from the exons ATGTCCATTCGTTCTGGGGATATTCAGGTTGACATAGATAAGTGGCTATATTTGTTGTCCTCCGCAGGAGAAAGAGAGGTTATTGACCAAGTTGCTATGCTACTTTGGAGCATATGGAAGGCACGTAATGATAGCACCTTTAAGAGAATCAAGCCTGATGTGCGCAAGACTTTAGATATGGCAGTTAATATGAGAGTAGAATGGCTAAGTCACCAACCAATTTCTGCTAAAACGGTTATGCCTAGCGCTGTGTGGATACCACCCCCTTCGGGCTACATGAAACTGAATTTCGATGCAGGCTGGTCGGGTAATCGCGGCTCGGGTTTTGGTTTGGTCATTAGGGATGATAAAGGTCTGTTTcaagctgcagcatctcactaTGAAGACCATAGGATGGACCCTCTTGTTGCAGAAGCTTTGTGTTTCAGATGGGCCTTGCGGTTAGCAGTAGAATGGAATCTGGAGAATTTAGTTATTGTGTCTGATTGCCAGCAACTGGTGAAAGCCTTCCATCAATGTCTTGATTTCCCTTCCTTGCATCAAATCCTGCTAGACTGCCAGCATCTTAGTTCTGTTATTAGTAAATGCACTTTTCAATTTGAAAGTAGGAATACCAATTTAGTTGCTCATGCTTTAGCAGCTGAGAGTTAT GTACTATGATTGTACTATGATTGTACTTGGTGGGGTGATCCCCCTGTGGGTATCCTTTTACACCTTGCTGCAGATTTTCCTGATTATTGA
- the LOC130711826 gene encoding tetraspanin-8-like, with translation MVKFSNSVIGILNLLTLVLSIPILIAGVWLSKQANTECERWLEKPVIALGVFLLIVSLAGLIGACCRVSWLLWVYLLVMFVLIVLLFAFTIFAFVVTNKGAGEALSNKGYKEYRLGGYSDWLQKRVNNDNNWNRIRSCLQSGKVCSDFKSKFLNDTVDKFYTENLSALQSGCCKPSDDCNFTYENPTTWTKPANATYTNTDCDAWNNDQTILCFNCQSCKAGLLQNIKTDWKKVAVVNIIFLIFLIIVYSVGCCAFRNSRRDNSNWKRYN, from the exons ATGGTGAAGTTCAGCAACAGCGTGATCGGAATTCTGAACCTACTCACCCTCGTCCTCTCAATCCCCATTCTCATCGCCGGAGTCTGGCTGAGCAAACAAGCAAACACCGAATGCGAACGGTGGCTGGAGAAACCCGTCATTGCTCTCGGCGTTTTCCTTCTCATCGTCTCACTCGCCGGCCTAATCGGCGCGTGTTGCCGCGTTTCATGGCTGCTCTGGGTTTACCTCCTCGTGATGTTCGTCCTCATCGTTCTCCTCTTCGCATTCACCATCTTCGCGTTTGTTGTCACCAATAAAGGTGCAGGGGAAGCGTTGTCGAATAAGGGGTATAAGGAGTATCGGCTTGGAGGGTACTCTGATTGGTTGCAGAAGAGGGttaacaatgataacaactggAATAGGATCAGGAGCTGTTTGCAGTCTGGGAAAGTTTGCTCTGATTTCAAATCGAAGTTTCTCAATGATACTGTTGATAAGTTCTATACTGAGAACTTGTCTGCGCTTCAG TCTGGATGCTGTAAGCCTTCAGATGATTGTAATTTCACCTATGAAAATCCAACTACCTGGACGAAGCCAGCAAATGCTACTTATACTAACACTGACTGTGATGCTTGGAATAACGATCAAACCATTCTGTGCTTCAATTGCCAATCTTGCAAGGCTGGTTTATTGCAGAACATCAAGACTGATTGGAAGAAGGTGGCTGTTGTGAACATCATATTCCTCATCTTCCTCATTATCGTGTACTCTGTCGGTTGCTGTGCATTCAGGAACAGCAGGAGGGACAATTCAAATTGGAAGAGATATAACTAG
- the LOC130710066 gene encoding WAT1-related protein At4g28040-like, which produces MGYLPLIAMIGLQCYYAILAILTRAAMFDGLSPPIFVVYRHGIATLALTPIFFSSKRRQSLKSSLTLKSYSWMFVTSLIGATANQNAYFKGLYYASSTAATAMTNLLPALTFLIATIFGFEKVDLRSLRFIAKILGTVCCVVGALTMALLKGHKLLNTEFIPFIHLTASRGDDWLLGCLLLLASSFFWSSWMIMQVPTSSFCPDHLLSTFGMCFFATIQSAIFALLSGENLQAWMLPSPLQISCCLYGGIGIAVSFFIQSWCISIRGPLYCAMFSPLATVITALITATFLQEELYVGSLVGAVGVITGLYIVLWGKAKEFDEIKQEVLPSNMQGDEISSRVDLEEPLLLPEKSEHVDKNKMEP; this is translated from the exons ATGGGTTATCTTCCTTTAATTGCCATGATAGGTTTACAATGTTATTATGCAATTCTTGCCATCCTCACAAGAGCAGCTATGTTTGATGGATTGAGTCCACCAATCTTTGTAGTCTACAGGCACGGCATAGCCACTTTGGCACTCACACCTATCTTCTTTTCCTCTAAGAG GAGACAATCTTTAAAGAGTTCACTAACATTAAAGAGCTACTCTTGGATGTTTGTCACCTCTCTTATTGG AGCTACAGCAAATCAGAATGCATATTTTAAAGGTTTGTATTATGCATCTTCTACAGCAGCTACTGCAATGACTAATCTCTTACCGGCATTAACTTTTCTCATTGCAACAATTTTTGG ATTTGAGAAAGTTGATCTGAGAAGCTTGAGATTCATCGCCAAGATATTAGGGACTGTTTGTTGCGTGGTTGGAGCATTAACCATGGCATTGCTGAAAGGACATAAGCTGCTAAACACAGAGTTCATTCCTTTTATTCATCTCACTGCATCTCGAGGTGACGATTGGCTCCTGGGGTGTCTTTTGCTGTTAGCAAGTAGCTTCTTTTGGTCAAGTTGGATGATCATGCAG GTACCAACTTCTTCATTCTGCCCAGACCATTTATTGTCAACCTTCGGTATGTGTTTCTTTGCAACAATACAGTCCGCCATATTTGCATTGCTCTCTGGGGAGAATCTTCAAGCATGGATGTTACCTTCACCTCTTCAAATTTCATGCTGTTTATATGGA GGAATTGGAATTGCTGTTAGCTTCTTCATTCAATCCTGGTGCATCTCAATAAGAGGTCCCTTGTACTGTGCAATGTTCAGCCCTTTAGCAACTGTCATCACAGCTTTGATAACTGCTACATTCCTACAGGAAGAGCTATATGTTGGAAG TTTGGTAGGGGCTGTTGGAGTCATCACTGGTTTATATATTGTGCTGTGGG GTAAAGCCAAAGAGTTTGATGAGATTAAACAAGAGGTGCTACCGTCAAACATGCAGGGTGATGAGATAAGTAGCAGGGTAGATTTGGAAGAACCTCTTCTTCTACCAGAGAAGTCAGAACATGTAGACAAGAACAAGATGGAGCCCTGA
- the LOC130711069 gene encoding WAT1-related protein At4g28040-like yields MGGVGVGHLPVIAMIGLQFYYAILAILTRAALLDGLSPPIFVVYRQGIATLALTPIFFSSKRRQSLKSSLRFRSYSLMFATSLIGVTANQNTYFQGLYYASSTAATAMSNLIPALTFVIAAIFGFEKVDLRSLRFMAKILGTVCCVVGALTMALLKGHKLLNTEFIPFIHLTASRGDDWLLGCSLLLASSVFWSSWIIMQVPISSSCPDHLLSTFCMCFFATIQSALFALFYGENFQAWMLHSPLEISCCLYGGIGIAVSFFIQSWCISISGPLYCAMFNPLSTVLTAFIAATFLQEELYIGSLVGAVGVITGLYIVLWGKAKEFEEIKQEVLQSNMQGDEISSQVDLEEPLLLPEKSEHVDKSKMEP; encoded by the exons ATGGGTGGTGTAGGTGTTGGTCATCTTCCTGTAATTGCCATGATAGGTTTACAATTTTATTATGCAATTCTTGCCATTCTCACAAGAGCTGCTCTGTTAGATGGATTGAGTCCCCCAATCTTTGTAGTGTACAGGCAAGGCATAGCCACTTTGGCACTCACACCCATCTTTTTTTCCTCTAAGAG GAGACAATCTTTGAAGAGTTCATTAAGATTCAGGAGCTACTCTTTGATGTTTGCCACCTCTCTTATTGG AGTTACAGCAAATCAGAACACATATTTTCAAGGTTTGTATTATGCATCTTCTACAGCAGCTACTGCAATGAGTAATCTCATACCCGCCTTAACTTTTGTTATTGCAGCAATTTTTGG ATTTGAGAAAGTTGATCTGAGAAGCTTGAGATTCATGGCAAAGATATTAGGGACTGTTTGTTGTGTAGTTGGAGCATTAACCATGGCATTGCTGAAAGGACATAAGCTGTTAAACACAGAGTTCATTCCTTTTATTCATCTCACTGCATCTCGAGGTGACGATTGGCTGCTGGGTTGTTCTTTACTGTTAGCAAGTAGTGTTTTCTGGTCAAGTTGGATAATCATGCAG GTACCAATTTCTTCATCCTGCCCAGACCATTTATTATCAACCTTCTGCATGTGTTTCTTTGCAACAATACAGTCAGCCCTATTTGCATTGTTCTATGGGGAGAATTTTCAAGCATGGATGTTACATTCACCTCTTGAAATTTCATGCTGTTTATATGGA GGAATTGGAATTGCTGTGAGCTTCTTCATTCAATCCTGGTGCATCTCAATAAGTGGTCCATTGTACTGTGCAATGTTCAATCCTTTATCTACAGTTCTCACAGCTTTCATAGCTGCTACATTCCTACAGGAAGAGCTATACATTGGAAG TTTGGTGGGGGCTGTTGGAGTCATCACTGGTTTATATATTGTGCTGTGGGGTAAAGCCAAAGAATTTGAAGAGATTAAACAAGAGGTGCTACAATCAAACATGCAGGGTGATGAGATAAGTAGCCAGGTAGATTTGGAAGAACCTCTTCTTCTGCCAGAGAAGTCAGAACATGTAGACAAGAGCAAGATGGAGCCATGA